A genomic region of Anaerolineae bacterium contains the following coding sequences:
- a CDS encoding DEAD/DEAH box helicase, translated as MYFSELNLSKSLQKAVTAMGYNQTTPIQAQAIPPALEGRDIIGCAQTGTGKTIAFLLPVLQQLLREQGKTKNPRVVVLAPTRELVIQVTEEAKSLAAHTPIQIAAVYGGAKMGSQINKLRRGVDVIVATPGRLQDHLRRKNINFKELQVLVLDEADRMLDMGFLPDIKQIVNQMPRQRQTMLFSATMSGPVLNLTRQFQHNPLMIEIGLARPPEAIRQALYPVPKHLKTQLLIALLEQMDISSMLVFTDTKQEADIVTRQLKRAKISVACIHGNFKQSQRIAALEGFRSGKYQVLVATNIAARGLDVEGISHVINYDVPEHAEDYVHRVGRTARAQADGDAITLVTPDDEAMIYRIEYLLGYKIERKTLPGFDYNVPVPSWAKPSAEALARQTSQSRSLADRWRAMAGR; from the coding sequence ATGTATTTTTCAGAATTGAATTTAAGCAAATCCCTACAAAAGGCCGTAACGGCCATGGGATATAATCAAACAACACCCATCCAGGCGCAGGCCATTCCGCCTGCCCTGGAAGGGCGCGATATCATTGGTTGCGCCCAAACCGGCACAGGCAAAACCATCGCCTTTTTACTGCCGGTTTTACAGCAACTGTTACGGGAGCAAGGTAAAACAAAAAATCCCCGGGTGGTGGTTTTGGCGCCTACCCGCGAATTGGTTATCCAAGTTACCGAAGAAGCGAAAAGCTTAGCCGCCCACACCCCAATACAAATTGCGGCTGTTTACGGCGGGGCCAAAATGGGTTCTCAAATCAATAAGCTGCGGCGAGGGGTTGATGTGATTGTGGCCACGCCGGGACGCTTGCAGGATCATCTGCGGCGCAAAAATATAAATTTCAAAGAGCTACAGGTGTTGGTGCTGGACGAAGCCGACCGGATGTTGGATATGGGTTTTCTACCCGACATCAAACAGATCGTCAACCAGATGCCCCGGCAGCGCCAGACCATGCTCTTTTCCGCCACTATGTCCGGCCCTGTTTTAAATCTGACCCGCCAATTTCAGCATAACCCGCTGATGATCGAGATCGGTTTGGCCCGCCCGCCGGAAGCCATCCGGCAAGCCCTCTATCCCGTGCCCAAACACCTTAAAACCCAACTGCTGATCGCCTTGCTGGAACAGATGGACATTAGCAGCATGCTGGTTTTTACCGACACCAAACAGGAAGCCGATATTGTTACCCGGCAACTCAAGCGGGCTAAAATTTCGGTGGCCTGTATTCATGGCAATTTCAAACAATCACAGCGCATAGCGGCATTGGAGGGCTTTCGTTCAGGTAAGTATCAGGTTTTGGTGGCCACCAACATCGCCGCCCGCGGCCTGGACGTGGAAGGCATCTCGCACGTGATCAATTATGATGTGCCGGAGCACGCCGAAGATTACGTGCACCGGGTAGGCCGTACCGCCCGCGCCCAGGCCGATGGCGACGCCATAACCCTGGTGACGCCCGACGACGAAGCCATGATTTACCGGATTGAGTATTTGCTTGGCTACAAAATTGAGCGAAAAACGCTTCCGGGTTTTGATTACAACGTGCCGGTCCCCTCGTGGGCCAAACCTTCAGCCGAGGCCCTGGCCCGCCAAACGTCGCAATCGCGCAGCCTGGCCGACCGCTGGCGGGCGATGGCCGGGCGGTAG